The sequence TTGTAGGAGCTATTTTTATCAACAATCTTTATTGGAACATAGTCAAGGAAAGTTTCTTTCTAAGTTTACTCTTGGGTGCAGGTAAAAACCTTTTTTTTGGGCCCCTCATTTACCTTTATGTTTCTACTACCCAAGTACCAAAAAACAAATTAAAGAAGCATATTCTAGCGCATTTGACTTTTCCTTTTCTAGCTCACTTGGTCTATTTGACCATTAAATTTGGATACAGCACTTTTTATGCCGCGAACTATTATTGGGTAGTCATTTCTCTTGGGTATGTTTTATTTGCAATATCACTGTTTTACCTTGTTTTAGGGATTGTCGGTTTTAAAAGGAACACGGTAAAACCCTTATCTCCAAAGGTTAAGAGAAGGTATGGGTATTTTATGTATGTTCTGTTAAGCTATTATTGTGCTATCAATTTATATAACATCTTGCCATACATAACAAATTCGCCATTCTTTGCAGCAAACTTTTTGACGTTAAACAGGTATGTTTTTATGCCTATAGGTT is a genomic window of Flagellimonas sp. CMM7 containing:
- a CDS encoding helix-turn-helix transcriptional regulator, which gives rise to MRLVILGTLCFFVGAIFINNLYWNIVKESFFLSLLLGAGKNLFFGPLIYLYVSTTQVPKNKLKKHILAHLTFPFLAHLVYLTIKFGYSTFYAANYYWVVISLGYVLFAISLFYLVLGIVGFKRNTVKPLSPKVKRRYGYFMYVLLSYYCAINLYNILPYITNSPFFAANFLTLNRYVFMPIGLLINTYLLLFSITEFFKFKSFFVTSGLYQKTDIDPAGMNELAIKLKENLIEGKLYTDPNLTISDLANELQVDKARLRHYFKEQETSFRKYLNSVRVSEFKILLLNKEFHNYNLTGLSTMVGFQSEATFFRVFKEMEGVTPSEFQQKNSIDL